One Nostoc punctiforme PCC 73102 DNA window includes the following coding sequences:
- a CDS encoding tetratricopeptide repeat protein, which yields MSDSLPLRDRYLALIDEIVETTLKGKISSVEMVYQMLLKGITSGTGEVFELVLSDRLNALQSQVDGEKDELKKAKATRSLRAIKTIQSQWQRWQEQNKTTEAIASAVTEITTAPADERLATFLRITDPNQKYPLNLQQLQQLSKALQQFAQADSDLEQFSEGITRGLASWQRLQDNLLSWMYEQKEALGFGGVPGERGPWASWAKQLNSELPKALLRTLAMEKSAIEFAQRQRGITLRDWVEMALILQFLQRGLINWFDQQAYDVKAGPKLSISTFLTFAVIWSQLASGFASIGTVYADACSQIMLQILRTFAQRPYFPFYGGIFASFTGTYLRDALDYLDEPLRRGEGTQEKARILTLLGYSQRALGQYQRSIDFHQQALEIARNAGDRACEIANLNHLSRTYVQQQNYAEAINYSQRALILSRQAGDAYGGQSQRTGEANALVNLGYSEVMQAQELENLEPETYEAAINYLEQGLKLSEKLGDIQSKALCVSSLGIAYLVIGEHQTAIKYLEDGFKTAQVSGDLYLQGRNLAYLAEAYYHLHNSEKTVYTGCLGMYLLEQIASNEWRQAAGLLTILQGQIGAEAFQSFLQQHRPKIIAVIGVDGYDYIPKLLEIYKQDM from the coding sequence GTGTCAGATTCTCTGCCATTGCGCGATCGCTATCTTGCCTTAATCGATGAAATTGTTGAAACCACCCTCAAGGGCAAAATTAGCTCTGTTGAGATGGTGTACCAAATGCTGCTTAAAGGAATTACTTCCGGTACAGGGGAAGTATTTGAGTTAGTTTTAAGCGATCGCTTGAATGCCCTCCAAAGCCAAGTAGATGGTGAAAAAGACGAACTCAAGAAAGCCAAAGCTACTCGCAGTTTGAGAGCCATTAAGACTATTCAGAGTCAATGGCAACGTTGGCAAGAGCAAAACAAAACCACAGAAGCGATCGCTTCGGCAGTTACAGAAATTACCACAGCCCCGGCTGACGAGCGACTGGCGACATTTTTACGGATTACTGACCCCAATCAGAAGTATCCGCTAAATTTACAACAGCTACAGCAATTATCAAAAGCATTACAGCAATTTGCCCAGGCAGATAGTGATTTAGAACAGTTTTCCGAAGGGATTACTCGTGGTTTAGCTTCTTGGCAGCGATTGCAAGACAACTTGCTCAGTTGGATGTACGAGCAAAAAGAAGCTTTAGGATTTGGCGGCGTACCGGGAGAACGTGGTCCTTGGGCAAGTTGGGCTAAACAACTCAATAGTGAGTTACCCAAAGCACTGCTTCGCACCTTAGCGATGGAAAAATCAGCAATTGAGTTCGCCCAGCGACAACGAGGAATCACCCTGAGAGATTGGGTGGAAATGGCATTAATTTTACAGTTCTTGCAACGGGGACTAATTAACTGGTTTGACCAACAAGCTTACGATGTTAAAGCCGGGCCAAAGTTGTCCATTTCCACTTTTTTGACCTTTGCAGTGATTTGGAGTCAATTAGCCAGTGGTTTTGCAAGTATTGGCACAGTATACGCCGATGCCTGTTCTCAAATCATGCTCCAGATTTTGCGAACCTTTGCCCAGCGTCCATATTTTCCCTTTTATGGCGGGATATTTGCCTCTTTTACTGGTACTTATTTGCGAGATGCCCTCGATTATTTAGATGAACCATTACGACGAGGTGAGGGAACCCAAGAAAAGGCGCGGATATTGACCCTTTTAGGTTATTCACAGCGTGCTTTGGGACAATACCAGCGCTCAATAGATTTTCATCAGCAGGCGTTAGAGATAGCCAGGAATGCAGGCGATCGCGCCTGTGAAATTGCCAATCTCAACCACCTCAGCCGCACCTACGTGCAACAGCAAAATTATGCTGAAGCAATTAACTACAGCCAACGAGCATTAATATTGAGTCGGCAAGCAGGCGATGCCTACGGCGGGCAAAGCCAACGCACAGGAGAAGCCAACGCACTAGTAAATTTAGGTTACAGCGAAGTCATGCAGGCTCAAGAACTGGAGAATCTAGAACCTGAAACTTATGAAGCTGCAATTAATTATTTGGAACAAGGTTTAAAATTATCAGAAAAATTAGGCGATATTCAAAGTAAAGCTTTATGTGTGAGTAGCTTAGGAATCGCTTATCTAGTAATTGGAGAACACCAAACTGCAATTAAATATTTGGAGGATGGCTTTAAAACAGCGCAAGTTTCCGGCGATTTGTATCTACAGGGGCGTAACCTAGCTTATTTAGCAGAAGCTTATTATCATCTCCACAATTCGGAAAAAACTGTTTACACAGGCTGTTTAGGAATGTATCTTTTGGAGCAAATTGCTTCTAATGAGTGGCGGCAAGCGGCAGGGTTACTAACAATTTTGCAGGGACAAATTGGGGCAGAAGCTTTCCAAAGTTTCTTACAGCAACATCGCCCTAAAATAATTGCGGTTATCGGTGTAGATGGGTATGATTACATTCCAAAATTATTAGAGATATACAAGCAAGATATGTGA
- a CDS encoding class I SAM-dependent methyltransferase has product MTTQTLGLEQNLYDYLLSVSLREPEILTQLRHETAQHPVGRMQIAPEQGQFLALLVQLLGAKKTLEVGVFTGYSSLVVALALPSDGKVVACDVSEEFTTIARRYWQQAGVADKIQLHIAPALETLDRLLATGEAETFDFAFIDADKSNYDTYYERSLQLVRSGGLIAIDNVLWSGRVADPQVQDNRTKRIRAFNQKLHQDRRVSLSLVAIADGLTLALKK; this is encoded by the coding sequence ATGACCACTCAAACACTAGGACTTGAACAAAACCTTTATGACTATTTACTATCAGTCTCTCTCCGAGAACCAGAAATTTTAACCCAATTGAGGCATGAAACAGCCCAGCATCCAGTAGGTAGAATGCAGATTGCTCCTGAACAGGGGCAATTTTTGGCGTTACTGGTGCAGTTACTAGGAGCGAAAAAAACTTTGGAAGTTGGGGTATTTACAGGTTATAGTTCCCTGGTGGTAGCCTTGGCGTTACCAAGTGACGGCAAGGTGGTAGCTTGTGATGTGAGTGAAGAATTTACAACGATCGCTCGGCGTTATTGGCAGCAAGCTGGAGTGGCAGATAAAATTCAACTGCACATTGCCCCAGCTTTGGAGACTTTAGATCGTTTACTGGCAACGGGAGAAGCGGAAACCTTTGATTTTGCTTTCATCGATGCAGATAAGAGCAACTATGATACTTATTATGAGCGATCGCTGCAATTAGTGCGATCGGGGGGACTAATTGCGATCGATAATGTTCTCTGGTCAGGCAGGGTTGCTGACCCCCAGGTGCAGGATAATAGAACTAAAAGGATTCGTGCCTTTAATCAAAAGCTGCATCAAGACCGGCGAGTTAGTCTGAGTTTAGTAGCGATCGCAGATGGTTTGACTCTGGCACTGAAAAAGTGA